From the Danio aesculapii chromosome 9, fDanAes4.1, whole genome shotgun sequence genome, one window contains:
- the LOC130235492 gene encoding keratin, type I cytoskeletal 18-like — MDQSQHSLGSIYKAALKPPSHNLLQVNQHTLHLAKPHTLSKPHHVVQKHLQEFLQLQSGGIGSRGNLFGGISASAIGNLANTLRPQLQINSNAFAPADDKETMKGLNDRLAGYLSKVRLLEESNNKLEEQIKEALLRKGADSGRDWSAYEKNILNFSE; from the exons ATGGACCAATCACAGCACAGCCTCGGGTCTATATATAAAGCAGCTCTCAAACCCCCTTCACACAACCTGCTGCAGGTAAACCAACACACACTGCATCTCGCAAAGCCACACACACTCTCCAAACCACACCATGTCGTTCAGAAACACCTCCAGGAGTTTCTCCAGCTCCAGTCGGGTGGGATTGGTTCCAGGGGCAATTTATTCGGAGGCATTTCTGCATCCGCTATTGGGAATCTGGCAAATACTCTGCGTCCGCAACTGCAGATCAACAGCAATGCTTTCGCCCCGGCTGATGACAAAGAGACCATGAAGGGTCTGAATGACCGTCTGGCCGGGTATTTGTCAAAAGTGCGGCTCCTGGAGGAGTCCAACAATAAACTGGAGGAGCAAATCAAAGAGGCTCTGCTGAGGAAAGGAGCCGACAGCGGCAGAGACTGGAGCGCCTATGAGAAGAAtatactaa ATTTCAGTGAATGA